CGTGTACGCTTGTATCAAGAAGCATGCAACTTCCGATTGATCCGTCCCACCGGGGAACGTGAATATTACACGCTCGGAGGAAGAAAGCAGTTTGATGCCGATAAGGTGGGACACATCACCAACTATGCATACAACGCCAAGGGTACTCTTAGTAGAATTTCCGGCCCCTTTGGTCATTACTTAAAGTTCAGCTATCGCGTGAACGATGATCGCATCTCTACCGTGGAGAGCAGTGAGAGTATGAGCAAAATCAGTTACTTCTACGACACCAATAACAACTTAACCAAGGTCACGTATCCCGACAATACCTCAAAAATCTATCACTATGAAAAAGTCGGGTTTCCCAACCACTTGACCGGTATTTCGTATGTGGATACCGCAGGAGTGATCAAACGCTTTTCCAAATTTGATTATGACAGCAATGGGAAGACAACCCTCACCCAGCATGTGCCGCTCACTGCCGCAAGCGTAGATGCGCAAGAGAAGTTTTCCTTTGCCTATGACTCGAGCATACAAACTACGGTCACTGATGCAATTGGCATCAAAAGTGTGATGAAGTATTCCACACAGTGGGGCATGAAGAATCTTATCGAGGTCTTCTCTCCGAGCGACGGGAAATCAGTGAAACAAACATACTATCCCAACAACAACTTGAAGTGCCACAAAGATGAAGAGGGGCATGTGACTACGTATGGATACAGCAGTACCGGCCAGCTGTCTTCCGTGACGGAGGGACAGAAAGGAGATTGTGTGACTCCCATCACTGTGCCGGGGGTGACCCGTACGTCGATGTACTGGTACCTGACCGACTATACCGATGAGATTGAAAGCACCTATTCCCCGAGTGTTGAAGATGCCTATGTGGCGCCGTCTGGTTCAAAATTTGCCTACACAAAAGCGACGGTCTTCTCCTATGATGACCCGCGTTTCTATTTGCCCACGGGAATCACCGTCCGATCGGAGGTTATTCAATATTCATCGGTCACCAAAAACGCCCGCACCACCAAAATCGGCTACAACGACCTGGGTCAGATTAACTCCATCGATGGACCCCGCACTGATGTGAGTGACATCACCAAGTTTGATTACTACCAATGCAACACCGGCTTTGAGTGCGGACAATTGAAATCAACCACCAATGCGCTCAATCATGTCACCACCTACAACACCTATGACGCCAATGGAAGATTAAAGAAGATGACCGACCCCAATGGCCTCGTCACCGAATACGTCTATGATTTACGCGGTCGCGTCAAAACGGTGACCGAAACAACGCCTTCCGGCGGCACAGTACGCACCACCACCTTCACCTACAAAGCCTGGGGTGATATCGAGACCGCAACATTCCCTGACGCCACCAAGTTGACCTATGACTACTACGATTCACACGATGTATACAAGGTGACCGATCGAGGAGGAAACTACATCAACTATTTCTACGATGCAAAAGGAAATGTGATCGCCACCGAAAATCATGACTTAACAAATGCACTCTCCCGCTATGTCACCTATACCCATGACATTCGTAATCGCTTGGACACGATCAATGCCGCAGGGAGCATCACCAATGTCGATTATGACGCGGTGGGGAACTTGGTGAAAGTGATCGATCCGAACAACAACCCTGCGACGACCTTCACGCCGGATGAACTCAACCGCAACACACTTGCCATTGAACACGGACTTGCGCCCACGAACTTTAAGTATAATGCCGCCGGGAATCTCGCCACCACCTCAAGTCCCTTCGACTATCCCACAGGAGTGAATCAAAAACATGAGAACACCTACAAGTACAACGACCACGGTGACCTCCTTACCTCTGTCTCACCTGATACTGGCAAGACAACCTACACCTATGACGAAGCAGGAAATGTCAAAACCAAAAAAGATGCACGCAATGTCACTGTCACGTACACCTATGATGCACTCAACCGTCCCACCTTCATTGACTATCCTGGTACTAACGAGGATGTGACGCTAAAATATGACACAAGCATTTCATCTGATCCCACATGCACGTCAGGCAAAGGAAGACTCTGTCGTGTTGAGGATCAAAGCGGTACGACAAACTACGCGTATGATGCATTCGGTAATGTAGTCATGGATGCGCATTCTCAAATCGGCACCCTAAGCTACATGTACGACAAGGTCGACCGCGTGAGCACGATCACCTACCCGAGCGGTATGACCATCTTGTACAAACGTGATCCATATACCGGAAGAATCAAAGACATCGAACGTACCGGCAACGGCATCACCACGCCCATTGTCATCGTAAAGAACCGCCTCTACTACTCCGACGGACTCTTGAAGAGTCAAACCTACGGCAACAATGTGAACGAAGTGCTCACCTATGACCGCCAAGGACGCATGACCAAACAGACCGTGGGGGGCGTAGTGCGTGACTATTCGCTCTATGATGCCAATGGTAACTTAAAGACACTCACGGTCACCGGATTAAGTGGACTCACCGCTGCTCTCGCCTACACGTACAATATCTTTGATCAGCTTGAGTCGGATACCTACCGATTTAAGTACACCTACACCTACGACTTCAACGGCAGTGGTAATCGCACAAGCAGTGTGAGAACAACACTGGCAGGGTTAAGCCCCAGCACAAGTTCCAACACCTACACGCCGTCAACCAACCGCTTGAGCACCGCCTATGGAAAGAGTGCTGTCCTCGATGCGGCAGGAAATACCAAAAGTGATTACCTTGCAGGGGTTACTCCGCGCACGTTCACCTACTATGCCGCGGGGACGCTTCAGAATGCCGTAGTAGAAGATGTGAACGCTACGTATGTGTATGACTATCGAAATCTCCGCCGACAGAAAACATTGCTGGGTCGCGGAAGCATGGGGTATCTCTATGGCCTCGCGGGAGAGCTTTTGGCAGAGAAGGGTCCCAACAAGGTCTATGTTGAATATATTTATGCCGATGGCATGCCGGTTGCGCAACTGCGCTATGATACTGACCCTATGATGCCGATCACCGCTCCACCCAAGATATCGGGATTCTCACCAAGCACCGGTAAACCAAACGATCTCATCAGTGTTTTCGGAAGCGGCTTTGTTCCCGGGTCCGGTACTACCAAGGTGAAAATAGGTAGTGTTGATGCTCCTATTGTTCAAGTCCTCGATACAAACATGCTCGCCGTGTTTCTTCCTACGGGCGTTACCACCGGCCCGATTCAGATTGTTACTAAAAATGGTACCACTACCAGTAGCACGAACTTCGGTGTTTCATCACCGGGAGTCTCTATTAGTGGCATCTGGCCTTCAAGGCTCGACATCGGCAAAGCGGGAACCGTATTTATCTTCGGCGGAGGATTTGCATCGACGAGTCCGAAGGTATACTTCTCAGGCACTTCAGGAGACATCCCTGCTCCATTAGTTCAACCGATGGACTCGACGCTCTTACTTGTGTTTCCGCCAGCAGGAATTGCTACAGGAATATATCAGATCAAGGTCGTGACTGCACAGGGAACGACCACATCCCCCGGTGATATCGTTCTGGAAAAAGAATCCTTGTCGGGAGGCGGTGTCATGTCGTACCTCCATGCTGATCACCAAGGCACGCCGCGTTCGGCGACCGATAGCACCGGCAAGCTTGTTTGGTACAACGAAGGGTACGCCTTCGGATGGTTATCGCCCACAGAAGATCCGGATCGAGACGGCAAAGCAACAATCATTAACTTACGTTTTCCGGGACAGTACTACGACTGGGAAACAAAACTCCACTACAACTGGAATCGCTACTACGATCCCTCGCTTGGACGCTACATCACGAGTGACCCGATCGGCTATGCGGGAGGACTCCATACCTACAACTATGCGAACAACAATCCGGTGAGGTTTACGGATAGGACGGGGTTGCTTAGTGAATTCTGGCAGGACGTGGGCAAGGCCATTAATCCGAATGCGGTAGTGAATGCGCAAGCGTTAGTACAAAATCTAACAAACAACGCCTTCACAAAAAAAGAACTAGACTCTGTTACTCCGCAAGTGATGAAGACACTAGGCTTTTGGGATGCCAAAGCTGTAACACCACTTCTGTCTGAACCTCGCACTAGACCAGTAACCAAAAAAGACCCTATTGTCCTCACTCCAAGACAGGATGAAGCCATGGTAAATACATTTCAAAATCTTCTAAAGCCATTCAAAAATAAAACACCGGATCAGTTGTCTCCAAATGAAAAACTACTTAGGACATTAGATTCTCGATACACCCGGGCAAAAGCTGACGGTTTATGTGTAATCAGAGAACCCGTGTATCAACAGTTCGATAACAATCAATAGTAACCAACCTCATACTCCCGAATTGTCATGCGTTCGCATTGTATATGATGCAAAGCGAACGCATGTATAGAAATGAAGAAAAAGAAAAAACGCTCCGGATTGTTATCCGGAGCGGGGCGATGCGTCTTCTTTCTATTTATTCCTTTCCGACCTGAACACATACATAGAATCTGAATATGTCCATGCATCGAACATTGAATCGTCACCCATGACTTGCTTCCCTAAAAAATGTTGTGTATCGGCATCGAATATTTTTATTTTATTGTCAGTATCTAGGAACAGATAAACCAACACGTTAACCTTACCCAGACAGATGTCCGAGTGCGTTTCACCGCGTTCATGAGGCAAGCTTCGTCTATCCCAATCCAAACGCGAATAGGTAAACCACGAAAGACCAGAAATTCCTCGTTCAGTTGTAGCTGTAGCACCTGTTCCATCTGGAGCAAACAGACACGCTGTCATTATGCCCATGTAATTATCAGGCCCTGAAACATCGGGTAACAACGAGTCATTCGTGGATGCTTGGGATGAATCCACCGAAGCAACTGTCGTATTTTCGACACCCTCGGCGAACGTCTTAGACGCTACTAATACCAACAGAAGTAAAGCAATCAAGAAATTGAAAAATATTCTCATGACACCCTCCTTTAGGGGTTGGATTTAATATGTCGAAATACTCTATCTACGACATATTATACTTATTTTCACTAGTTTGTCAAATGTACATCCCTGAATTCTCCACTGAAATGCAATTGGCGGGAACGTTTGTGTTTTTGCTGTAAACTACTAAACTATCAACTATAAACTAATCTATGGCAACTCTCTATACTCACCAAGAACAAAATATTTGTAAAACATGGTTTTTGATGACTGTGCTCCCCACAGTGATTCATGATTAACAAAGGCTGTACGTGCTCTCGCATGCTTGCAGGGCGCCCTTAAAAGCAGTAATATACAAATATGGAAATACAAAACTTTTCTGTTGTTATAGAGCAAGATAAAAACGGCTTTGTCGCCGAGTGCTTAGACTTGCAAGGGTGCTATACAGAGGGGAAGACTTACGAGGAGGTGGTGAAAAATATCAAGGACGCCATTAAATTGCATGTCGCTGACAGGCTGTCAAAAAAGGAAAAATTAGTCAAATCAGAAAGATCTTTTAGTTTATCTAATTTTCAGATATCTGTCGCGTAGCTTATGTCCCCAAAATCTCTTCGTTTTACTGCGCGACAAATAATTAAGTTGATAGAAGAGCATGGATTTTCGCTCTCTCGCCAAAATGGAAGTCACATGATTTTTCATAATGATAAAGGCACGCGTATCACGGTACCAAAACACAGTTCTAAAATTCTTCATCCAAAAATCGTAAAGAATATTTTGCGAGACATGGATGCTGGGTACTAAAAACTACTAACCACGAACTAATCCATGGCCACCCTCTACACCCACCAAGAACAAAATATTTGGAAAACATGGTTTTTGATGGCCACGTTTTTTGGGCTGGTGATGCTCATTGGTTGGGTGGTGAGTTGGTATTATGACAACCCATCTATTCTCTATATCGCAGTTATTTTCAGTGTTATGATGAATATCACGAGTTATTGGTTCTCTGATAAAATTGTACTCAAGCTTGCAGGCGCGCGACCTGCAACGCGTGAGGAATATAGCGATCTTTGGAACATTGTTGAAAATCTTTCCATCACTGCGGGACTTCCGATGCCTAAACTTTATATTGTTAATGATCCATCTCCCAACGCGTTTGCAACGGGACGAAATAAAGAGCACGCGGTTGTTGCTGTCACGACCGGCATTCTGCCGCTTTTGAATAAGGTTGAGCTCGAAGGAGTGATTGCGCACGAACTTTCACATATCGGCAATCGCGATATGTTGGTCTCAACGGTTGCTGTGGTGCTCGCGGGATTTGTTACCATTCTTTCCGATATTTTTCTCCGCTCGCTTCACTTTGGCGGTGGACGCGGCGGTGATCGAAAGGGAAGTGGCGTGCTGGTGATTGTAGGAATTGTACTCGCGATTCTTGCGCCCATTTTTGCGATGCTCATCCGTCTCGCGGTCTCACGCAAGAGAGAATCTTTGGCTGATGCTTCCGGTGCGCTTCTTACGCGTTACCCGGAAGGGCTTGCTTCCGCGCTTCTAAAAATTTCTGCTTCGGCACAACCGATGCACGTAAGTAAAGCGATTGCCCATCTTTATATTTCCGATCCGTTCGCAAAACAACCGAAGACAAGTTTTTTTGCCAAGTTATTTATGACCCATCCGCCGGTTGAAGAACGCGTGGCGGCATTGCGGGGGAATCAGCTTACACAAGAGTAAGGAGCCTATTTTTCGTGCAAGGAATGTGTGGTTGAAATAATTGTAAAAAAATGTACCATTGAAAATGGAATTTAGTACGGTGAGTGTTTTTTTAATTAACGGTGTTTATTCATGGAGCCTTGCGATGATAAAGAGAAAATCGAACGTGAAAGTTCTGAAGCCAGCAACATCATATGTGGGTGAAACGGGTGAGCGGCTTAATCCACCACTTGCAATAGAGCAAACAACAGAACATAAAGAAACTGTGTCGAACGCTCACGTTGGAGGGGCACGTGGTGCCAACGCGGAAATCATTTCCGCTAGAGCTCAAGATGAGGGAATGGCCGATCTTGAGCTCTAGTGTGAGACACACAACAAATCCATACTAAGTAGGGAAGCATAGAGGGTGGGGAGATATT
The sequence above is a segment of the bacterium genome. Coding sequences within it:
- a CDS encoding RHS repeat-associated core domain-containing protein yields the protein TLYWSSKNAKSCTASGDWTGPKTVNSANDNTGGYDGDERMGPLTSTKTYTITCSNSGGTSAPASVTVNVRPQSDPSLTFAADTTSIISGGSVVLTWDPKNISSCTASNGWTGGKATTLTSQTISNVTADTVYEMTCKGNNGVDVWRSVAIAVTGPTLKLTANSTLIPNGASATLSWMSTNLKANSCTPSGGGWTGTGLAGSGTKTFTGLTANTTYTLTCTGTNNASISSSVSVTVTPAPQPTVDEIMKSEGEPSFGNCMVGNPCNPATGNKYQVEEDFASSNAGLSLTRYYNSIDTKNGKDFGNKWSFTYGSKLDVDWGPAGAPQCITQASSTVARAVTVREPDGGGIPFTCKPAVSDATTYQCTGQADAGRVRLYQEACNFRLIRPTGEREYYTLGGRKQFDADKVGHITNYAYNAKGTLSRISGPFGHYLKFSYRVNDDRISTVESSESMSKISYFYDTNNNLTKVTYPDNTSKIYHYEKVGFPNHLTGISYVDTAGVIKRFSKFDYDSNGKTTLTQHVPLTAASVDAQEKFSFAYDSSIQTTVTDAIGIKSVMKYSTQWGMKNLIEVFSPSDGKSVKQTYYPNNNLKCHKDEEGHVTTYGYSSTGQLSSVTEGQKGDCVTPITVPGVTRTSMYWYLTDYTDEIESTYSPSVEDAYVAPSGSKFAYTKATVFSYDDPRFYLPTGITVRSEVIQYSSVTKNARTTKIGYNDLGQINSIDGPRTDVSDITKFDYYQCNTGFECGQLKSTTNALNHVTTYNTYDANGRLKKMTDPNGLVTEYVYDLRGRVKTVTETTPSGGTVRTTTFTYKAWGDIETATFPDATKLTYDYYDSHDVYKVTDRGGNYINYFYDAKGNVIATENHDLTNALSRYVTYTHDIRNRLDTINAAGSITNVDYDAVGNLVKVIDPNNNPATTFTPDELNRNTLAIEHGLAPTNFKYNAAGNLATTSSPFDYPTGVNQKHENTYKYNDHGDLLTSVSPDTGKTTYTYDEAGNVKTKKDARNVTVTYTYDALNRPTFIDYPGTNEDVTLKYDTSISSDPTCTSGKGRLCRVEDQSGTTNYAYDAFGNVVMDAHSQIGTLSYMYDKVDRVSTITYPSGMTILYKRDPYTGRIKDIERTGNGITTPIVIVKNRLYYSDGLLKSQTYGNNVNEVLTYDRQGRMTKQTVGGVVRDYSLYDANGNLKTLTVTGLSGLTAALAYTYNIFDQLESDTYRFKYTYTYDFNGSGNRTSSVRTTLAGLSPSTSSNTYTPSTNRLSTAYGKSAVLDAAGNTKSDYLAGVTPRTFTYYAAGTLQNAVVEDVNATYVYDYRNLRRQKTLLGRGSMGYLYGLAGELLAEKGPNKVYVEYIYADGMPVAQLRYDTDPMMPITAPPKISGFSPSTGKPNDLISVFGSGFVPGSGTTKVKIGSVDAPIVQVLDTNMLAVFLPTGVTTGPIQIVTKNGTTTSSTNFGVSSPGVSISGIWPSRLDIGKAGTVFIFGGGFASTSPKVYFSGTSGDIPAPLVQPMDSTLLLVFPPAGIATGIYQIKVVTAQGTTTSPGDIVLEKESLSGGGVMSYLHADHQGTPRSATDSTGKLVWYNEGYAFGWLSPTEDPDRDGKATIINLRFPGQYYDWETKLHYNWNRYYDPSLGRYITSDPIGYAGGLHTYNYANNNPVRFTDRTGLLSEFWQDVGKAINPNAVVNAQALVQNLTNNAFTKKELDSVTPQVMKTLGFWDAKAVTPLLSEPRTRPVTKKDPIVLTPRQDEAMVNTFQNLLKPFKNKTPDQLSPNEKLLRTLDSRYTRAKADGLCVIREPVYQQFDNNQ
- a CDS encoding type II toxin-antitoxin system HicB family antitoxin yields the protein MEIQNFSVVIEQDKNGFVAECLDLQGCYTEGKTYEEVVKNIKDAIKLHVADRLSKKEKLVKSERSFSLSNFQISVA
- a CDS encoding type II toxin-antitoxin system HicA family toxin, encoding MSPKSLRFTARQIIKLIEEHGFSLSRQNGSHMIFHNDKGTRITVPKHSSKILHPKIVKNILRDMDAGY
- a CDS encoding M48 family metallopeptidase encodes the protein MATLYTHQEQNIWKTWFLMATFFGLVMLIGWVVSWYYDNPSILYIAVIFSVMMNITSYWFSDKIVLKLAGARPATREEYSDLWNIVENLSITAGLPMPKLYIVNDPSPNAFATGRNKEHAVVAVTTGILPLLNKVELEGVIAHELSHIGNRDMLVSTVAVVLAGFVTILSDIFLRSLHFGGGRGGDRKGSGVLVIVGIVLAILAPIFAMLIRLAVSRKRESLADASGALLTRYPEGLASALLKISASAQPMHVSKAIAHLYISDPFAKQPKTSFFAKLFMTHPPVEERVAALRGNQLTQE